The following proteins are encoded in a genomic region of Bradyrhizobium sp. SK17:
- a CDS encoding aminoglycoside N(3)-acetyltransferase, which yields MTEHAIVTATAEPRTQHSLAGDLRLLGVMPGDTLLVHCAMSALGWVAGGAEAVVRALLDAVTDTGTLVMPAQSSQLSDPANWRAPAVPQNWVEIIRASQPPFDPRTTPTRDMGAVAELFRSWPGARRSLHPTCSFAALGPDAERITARQSLGEPFGDDGPLGVLHRSAARILLLGAGFDACTALHLSELKAWPALPRIAEGSAMTVDGQRRWVRFEVAAGYPDDFPEIGQALLRQGLVRAGRVGSATCHLMSMPDIVDAAAGLMVEQGAPFG from the coding sequence ATGACCGAGCATGCCATCGTCACCGCGACCGCCGAGCCGCGCACCCAGCACAGCCTCGCCGGTGACCTGCGGCTGCTCGGCGTGATGCCGGGCGATACGCTGCTGGTGCATTGCGCGATGAGTGCGCTCGGCTGGGTCGCGGGCGGCGCGGAGGCGGTGGTGCGCGCCTTGCTCGACGCGGTCACCGACACCGGCACGCTGGTGATGCCCGCGCAGTCCTCGCAGCTCAGCGATCCCGCGAACTGGCGGGCGCCGGCCGTTCCGCAAAACTGGGTCGAGATCATCCGGGCAAGCCAGCCGCCGTTCGATCCGCGCACCACGCCGACCCGCGACATGGGCGCCGTCGCCGAATTGTTCCGGAGCTGGCCGGGTGCGCGGCGCAGCCTGCATCCAACCTGCTCCTTCGCGGCTCTCGGTCCCGATGCGGAGCGGATCACGGCGCGGCAGTCGCTCGGCGAGCCGTTCGGTGACGACGGACCGCTGGGAGTTCTCCACCGATCGGCCGCGCGCATTCTGCTGCTCGGAGCCGGCTTCGACGCCTGCACGGCGCTGCATTTGTCGGAGCTGAAGGCCTGGCCGGCACTGCCGAGGATCGCGGAAGGCTCTGCCATGACGGTCGACGGGCAGCGGCGCTGGGTTCGCTTCGAGGTCGCGGCCGGTTACCCCGATGACTTTCCGGAGATCGGCCAGGCACTGCTCCGGCAAGGGCTGGTCCGCGCTGGGCGCGTCGGATCGGCGACCTGCCATTTGATGTCGATGCCTGACATCGTCGATGCCGCCGCTGGTCTCATGGTGGAGCAGGGCGCGCCGTTCGGATGA
- a CDS encoding DUF21 domain-containing protein encodes MATLEIIATWIGIAACILQSALFAGLNLAVFSLSLLRLQIEADSGNANAARVLELRRSSNQILATIIWGNVTTNVLLTLLSDSVLAGVGAFLFSAFAITLLGEIFPQAYFSRNALAMTARFLPFLNFYRVVLFPLAKPTAMVLDWWLGSEGITYLREQDIRQMIARHVVDGGDISKVEAVGAQNFLDLDDISVCDEGEVIDPASILSLPLANQRCVLPRFDRVPDDPFLRRIDASGMKWVIVTDLSGEPVFVLDAHHFLRDALFNQLESDPTAYWHRPIIVRDSKARLGDVIGLMKVVPETPGDDVIEHDLILVWSGQKRIITGSDLLGRLLRGIATVEKRSAA; translated from the coding sequence GTGGCCACTCTTGAGATCATCGCGACCTGGATCGGGATCGCCGCCTGCATCCTGCAATCGGCATTGTTCGCCGGCCTCAATCTCGCGGTTTTCAGCCTCAGCCTGCTGCGGCTTCAGATCGAGGCGGACAGCGGCAACGCCAATGCCGCGCGCGTGCTCGAGCTTCGCCGGAGCTCGAACCAGATCCTGGCGACGATCATCTGGGGCAATGTCACCACCAACGTGCTGCTGACGCTGCTGTCGGATTCGGTGCTCGCCGGCGTCGGCGCGTTCCTGTTTTCGGCCTTCGCCATCACCTTGCTCGGCGAGATCTTCCCGCAGGCCTACTTCTCGCGCAACGCGCTGGCGATGACCGCGCGGTTTCTGCCGTTCCTGAACTTCTATCGCGTGGTGCTGTTTCCATTGGCGAAGCCGACCGCGATGGTGCTCGACTGGTGGCTCGGCTCGGAAGGCATCACCTATCTGCGCGAGCAGGACATCCGGCAGATGATCGCCCGCCACGTCGTCGACGGTGGCGACATCAGCAAGGTGGAGGCGGTCGGTGCCCAGAACTTCCTCGACCTCGACGATATCTCGGTCTGCGACGAGGGCGAAGTGATCGATCCCGCCAGCATCCTGAGCCTGCCGCTCGCCAATCAGCGCTGCGTGCTGCCGAGATTCGACCGCGTCCCAGACGATCCGTTCCTGCGCCGGATCGATGCGTCGGGGATGAAGTGGGTGATCGTGACCGATCTCTCCGGCGAGCCGGTGTTCGTGCTCGATGCCCATCACTTCCTGCGCGATGCGCTGTTCAACCAGCTCGAGAGCGATCCGACCGCCTATTGGCACCGGCCGATCATCGTGCGCGACAGCAAGGCGCGGCTCGGCGACGTCATCGGGCTGATGAAGGTGGTGCCGGAAACGCCCGGCGATGACGTCATCGAGCACGATTTGATCCTGGTGTGGAGCGGGCAGAAGCGCATCATCACCGGCTCCGACCTGCTCGGGCGCCTGCTGCGCGGCATCGCGACCGTGGAGAAGCGGTCGGCGGCCTAG
- a CDS encoding TetR/AcrR family transcriptional regulator, giving the protein MAKSLAKKKPAAAFAASDDESARGRLLNAATRLFCKNGINATGIDAIIDEAGTAKTTLYKLFGSKTNLVHAVLESEGRQWREWFIGAIEAGGGDPQTKLSRIFPALKIWFAEERFYGCPFINAVAEHDKDAKQFRNIALKHKKVVLAHIEKLAAEMGATEPAVLAHQLALLIDGAIVAAMVSCDPAVADTAGLAAGNLFAPAKVKKAKRAAEQLVAV; this is encoded by the coding sequence CAGCGACGACGAATCCGCGCGCGGGCGCCTGCTCAACGCGGCGACCCGGCTGTTCTGCAAGAACGGCATCAACGCCACCGGCATCGATGCGATCATCGACGAGGCGGGAACCGCCAAGACCACGCTCTATAAATTGTTCGGCTCGAAGACCAACCTCGTGCATGCCGTGCTGGAGAGCGAAGGCCGGCAGTGGCGCGAATGGTTCATCGGCGCGATCGAGGCCGGCGGCGGCGATCCGCAGACCAAACTGTCGCGGATCTTCCCTGCCTTGAAGATTTGGTTCGCCGAGGAGCGCTTCTACGGCTGCCCGTTCATCAACGCGGTCGCCGAGCACGACAAGGACGCCAAACAGTTCCGCAACATCGCGCTGAAGCACAAGAAGGTGGTGCTGGCGCATATCGAGAAGCTCGCCGCCGAGATGGGCGCCACCGAGCCCGCCGTGCTGGCGCATCAGCTCGCGCTGCTGATCGACGGCGCCATCGTTGCCGCCATGGTGTCATGCGATCCCGCTGTCGCCGACACCGCGGGGCTTGCCGCGGGCAATTTGTTCGCGCCGGCGAAGGTGAAGAAGGCGAAGCGCGCGGCCGAGCAGCTCGTCGCGGTCTAG